A genomic segment from Candidatus Hydrogenedens sp. encodes:
- a CDS encoding prolipoprotein diacylglyceryl transferase — MRPVLISIGIFELHSYVVCLALGLLVGVSLALKENSRLPQPYPATGKVGIWGLIGGLIGAKTYYVVQYEGLSHWYEMLIFWTGGYVFFGAFIGGTIGVWLYLKKNKIPFLPSADISVPFLCLGHAIGRLGCFLNGCCFGDLCNTPWGIIYPADSGILDHHKFLRLLPNGAQVPIPIHATPIYEVIGLIMIFFLLRMIYKNKSYNGQVLLWYFCLYGAWRFFDENFRGDSSHEIFGMTASQTIALTVCILSGLIIFFLYLLISRKKENPCQTLLPQEESPISTE; from the coding sequence ATGCGTCCTGTTTTAATAAGTATAGGTATATTTGAACTGCACTCCTATGTAGTGTGTCTTGCCCTCGGTTTGCTGGTCGGAGTTTCCTTAGCATTAAAAGAAAACAGTCGTTTACCACAACCCTACCCAGCAACAGGCAAAGTTGGCATTTGGGGACTAATTGGAGGCTTAATAGGGGCAAAAACATACTATGTTGTCCAATACGAAGGACTATCTCATTGGTATGAAATGCTCATCTTCTGGACTGGAGGATATGTCTTTTTTGGTGCTTTTATTGGTGGCACTATTGGTGTGTGGTTATATTTGAAAAAAAACAAAATTCCCTTTTTGCCCTCTGCCGATATCTCCGTGCCATTTCTTTGTTTAGGACATGCTATTGGCAGATTAGGTTGTTTCCTCAACGGCTGTTGTTTTGGCGATTTATGTAATACCCCATGGGGTATTATATATCCCGCTGATAGTGGAATACTGGATCATCATAAATTTTTACGACTACTCCCTAATGGTGCCCAAGTACCCATCCCGATACACGCAACCCCAATATATGAGGTAATAGGCTTAATTATGATATTTTTCCTTTTACGTATGATTTACAAAAATAAGAGTTACAACGGTCAGGTATTATTATGGTATTTCTGCCTTTATGGAGCGTGGAGATTCTTTGATGAAAACTTCCGTGGTGACAGTTCCCATGAAATTTTCGGAATGACAGCCTCCCAAACTATTGCATTAACCGTATGTATCCTTAGTGGATTGATTATCTTCTTTCTTTATCTTCTTATATCCCGAAAAAAAGAGAACCCCTGTCAAACCCTCTTACCCCAAGAAGAATCTCCTATCTCTACAGAATAA
- a CDS encoding bifunctional serine/threonine-protein kinase/formylglycine-generating enzyme family protein, with protein sequence MQPIVSVICKNCGLKIWVPAVVQGRKSYCFNCHQPIVVPNLTGDTSFHIEFKQGDRIDDRYIIEGLIGKGGMGYVYRAKDELLDEAVALKFLHPSLLKAPKAAQLFIKEAQLARRLRHENIIAVHDVDWTNEGFLFLSMEYLEGQSLRSLLRKYRIEKKYIPVRIGIQFTLQILQALEYAHRWVTHRDLKPENVMVLPGEKIKVLDFGLALAVEESISQSASSETKLQKSIVGTYAYASPEQKKRWAIDTRADLYSVGLILYELLTLRSPIDEYVPLLQLRSDVSPSINDVLQRALKEEREDRWQTALEFREALQESFEKSYTEKKIHVITKIQKEKNVSTEKMVFLEGGYFLMGNDEVVEESPEEEVFVEPFWMDIYPVTVAEYQKYIEAIGAPLPRYWHDPVLNGPDQPIVGISWFEANEYAQWAGKMLPSEKEWEFAARGKENRKYPWGNTPPDTIHCNYNNYLGIPSIVTMHEEGRTPDGICDLAGNVMEWTRDYYLPYSVARSQPDKIPNPPLRVVRGGCWSSSSNEITCTARKGLFPETRTNTVGFRCILPLKK encoded by the coding sequence ATGCAACCTATAGTTTCAGTGATATGCAAAAATTGTGGTTTGAAGATATGGGTTCCTGCAGTGGTACAGGGTAGAAAGAGTTATTGTTTTAATTGCCATCAACCAATAGTCGTTCCAAATCTGACAGGAGATACTTCGTTCCATATTGAGTTTAAACAGGGGGATAGAATTGATGACCGATATATTATAGAGGGGTTAATAGGTAAAGGTGGGATGGGATATGTTTATCGGGCGAAGGATGAATTGTTGGATGAGGCAGTTGCACTTAAATTTTTGCATCCAAGTTTACTCAAAGCACCGAAAGCGGCACAGTTATTTATTAAAGAGGCTCAGTTGGCACGTCGGTTACGGCATGAGAATATCATTGCTGTTCATGATGTAGATTGGACTAATGAAGGCTTTTTATTTTTAAGTATGGAGTACTTAGAAGGTCAATCATTGAGGAGTCTTTTACGAAAATATCGAATTGAGAAAAAATATATCCCTGTCCGTATAGGGATTCAATTTACTTTGCAGATATTACAGGCGTTGGAGTATGCACATCGTTGGGTTACACATCGGGACTTAAAACCTGAGAATGTTATGGTTTTACCAGGCGAGAAGATCAAAGTTTTGGATTTTGGATTGGCTTTAGCGGTAGAAGAGTCTATATCACAGTCGGCGAGTAGCGAAACGAAATTACAAAAAAGTATTGTTGGTACATATGCCTATGCATCTCCCGAGCAGAAGAAAAGGTGGGCTATTGATACGCGGGCAGATTTGTATTCTGTCGGGTTAATTTTATATGAACTGTTAACTCTACGGTCGCCTATTGATGAATATGTTCCTTTATTACAATTACGTAGTGATGTATCACCTTCTATAAACGATGTATTACAACGTGCACTTAAAGAAGAACGTGAAGACCGCTGGCAAACCGCATTGGAATTCCGTGAGGCATTACAGGAAAGTTTTGAGAAATCGTATACGGAAAAGAAAATCCATGTTATTACAAAGATACAGAAGGAAAAAAATGTATCAACGGAGAAAATGGTATTTTTAGAAGGGGGTTATTTTTTAATGGGTAATGATGAGGTAGTGGAGGAGTCCCCAGAGGAGGAAGTTTTTGTTGAGCCATTCTGGATGGATATTTATCCTGTGACTGTTGCGGAGTATCAGAAATATATAGAGGCAATAGGGGCACCATTACCTCGTTATTGGCATGACCCTGTTTTAAACGGACCAGACCAACCTATTGTTGGTATTTCGTGGTTTGAGGCAAATGAATATGCTCAATGGGCAGGAAAAATGCTTCCTTCTGAAAAAGAATGGGAGTTTGCTGCACGTGGAAAGGAAAATCGTAAGTATCCGTGGGGAAACACACCTCCAGACACGATTCATTGCAATTATAATAATTATTTAGGCATACCTTCTATTGTTACAATGCATGAAGAGGGGCGAACGCCAGATGGAATCTGTGATTTGGCTGGTAATGTAATGGAGTGGACTCGGGATTATTACTTGCCGTATTCGGTTGCCCGTTCACAGCCTGATAAAATACCGAATCCTCCACTGCGGGTGGTTCGAGGTGGTTGCTGGAGTTCCAGTAGTAATGAAATTACCTGTACAGCACGAAAGGGGTTATTCCCCGAAACAAGAACAAATACGGTTGGTTTTCGGTGTATTCTCCCTTTGAAAAAATAA
- a CDS encoding RluA family pseudouridine synthase codes for METTQSFIVPEITQPLRLDLFLYDQMEGISRSQIQNLIKNGKTTVNQKTITKPAYLINSGDHVTISQPEEETSELIPENIPLDILYEDKHIIVINKPAGMVVHPATGHTHGTLVNAILHHCKDFIISGDPLRPGIVHRLDMNTSGVLVIAKNPEAYFHLRQQVENREFSRKYIALVKGIPKSKKGTIDASIGRSLADPKRMSVTGVSARDAITHFQLLKDYSVLSLLELKLNTGRTHQIRVHLRFIGHPVIGDPVYGFTDYASLKLSPSIVNALQKLPGQALHAQTLGFTHPITHTFLECSAPLPDYFQNILDELNKHYVKM; via the coding sequence ATGGAAACAACACAATCATTCATTGTTCCAGAAATAACACAACCACTCCGTTTAGACCTATTTCTCTACGACCAGATGGAAGGAATATCACGCTCACAAATCCAAAACCTTATTAAAAATGGAAAAACCACAGTAAACCAAAAAACAATTACAAAACCTGCGTATCTAATCAATTCAGGAGACCATGTTACAATCTCACAACCTGAAGAAGAAACCAGCGAATTGATTCCTGAAAATATTCCACTCGATATACTATACGAAGATAAACACATCATTGTTATTAATAAGCCTGCTGGTATGGTCGTGCATCCCGCAACAGGACACACTCACGGAACGTTAGTAAATGCCATATTACATCATTGCAAAGATTTTATTATCTCAGGTGACCCATTACGGCCAGGAATTGTGCATCGTTTAGACATGAACACATCAGGTGTACTCGTTATTGCAAAGAATCCAGAAGCTTATTTTCATCTTCGCCAGCAGGTCGAAAATCGAGAATTCTCTCGCAAATATATTGCGTTAGTAAAAGGAATACCAAAATCAAAAAAAGGAACTATTGATGCAAGCATTGGCAGAAGCCTTGCTGACCCTAAACGGATGTCTGTAACTGGCGTATCTGCCCGAGATGCAATTACACATTTCCAACTCCTAAAAGATTACTCAGTACTAAGTCTGCTTGAACTCAAACTCAATACAGGCAGAACACACCAAATACGGGTTCATCTTCGGTTCATAGGTCATCCCGTTATTGGAGACCCTGTATACGGATTCACCGATTACGCCTCTCTAAAGTTAAGTCCGTCTATTGTAAATGCTTTACAAAAATTACCAGGTCAAGCCTTGCATGCTCAAACATTAGGTTTTACGCATCCTATAACTCATACATTTCTCGAATGTTCAGCACCACTACCTGATTACTTCCAAAACATATTAGACGAATTAAATAAACACTACGTAAAAATGTAA
- a CDS encoding polyprenyl synthetase family protein, with amino-acid sequence MNSDFPLIKHFNPSQVDQFLSEKGAQTEKALRSYIQRLQCPISGLIDAMEYSLFSGGKRLRPALVLGASDLVGGETDRVLPIACAIEMIHTYSLIHDDLPALDNDDFRRGKPTLHKVYGEAVALLAGDGLLTLAFELLAGTGKAEVVAEVAHSAGVNGMVGGQFLDMDAEGHLVSLETLQQIHKKKTGALICTSLRCGAILSNATPEQIQALTDYGEHLGLAFQITDDILNVVGDEKTLGKPVGTDKKHKKSTYPALLGLEQARQFAYEHVREAIIALESFGDKAEMFRQLALYVFCRDH; translated from the coding sequence ATGAATTCTGATTTTCCATTGATAAAGCATTTTAATCCGAGCCAAGTAGACCAGTTTTTAAGTGAGAAAGGTGCACAAACAGAAAAAGCACTGCGGTCGTATATCCAGCGATTACAATGTCCAATATCGGGGTTAATTGATGCGATGGAATATAGTTTATTCTCTGGAGGAAAACGGCTACGTCCAGCTTTAGTATTAGGTGCATCGGACCTGGTGGGCGGGGAAACTGATAGAGTTTTGCCAATTGCATGTGCTATCGAAATGATTCATACCTACTCACTGATTCATGATGATTTGCCAGCATTGGACAATGATGATTTTCGTCGTGGTAAGCCAACGTTACATAAAGTTTATGGTGAAGCGGTGGCTTTACTTGCAGGTGATGGACTGCTTACTTTAGCATTTGAGTTGTTAGCTGGAACAGGTAAGGCAGAGGTTGTGGCTGAGGTGGCTCATTCTGCAGGTGTGAATGGTATGGTAGGGGGGCAGTTTTTAGATATGGATGCAGAAGGACATCTGGTTTCTTTGGAAACATTACAGCAAATTCATAAGAAAAAAACAGGTGCTTTGATATGTACCTCTTTGCGATGTGGGGCTATCCTATCTAATGCTACACCTGAACAGATTCAAGCGTTGACCGATTACGGAGAGCATTTAGGACTTGCCTTTCAGATAACAGATGATATTTTGAATGTAGTTGGTGATGAGAAAACCTTGGGAAAACCAGTCGGAACAGACAAGAAACATAAAAAATCAACGTATCCTGCATTACTTGGGCTCGAACAAGCCCGACAATTTGCATACGAGCATGTACGGGAGGCGATTATAGCGTTAGAATCTTTTGGAGATAAAGCGGAAATGTTTCGACAATTAGCCCTATACGTTTTTTGTCGTGACCATTGA
- the xseA gene encoding exodeoxyribonuclease VII large subunit, whose protein sequence is MSEQISEITEQHIWTVSELNRKIRFLLEEEIGYIWLTGEISNWRVASSKHAYFTLKDSESEISAVMFGGDLQLLKFTPENGIEVIVSGQVTVYERRGTHQIVVRQMEPKGLGALQLAFEQLKKKLELEGLFDPAHKKKLPMLPRKIGIVTSPTGAAIRDILKVLTRRFANIHVILYPARVQGEEASSEIVEGIRFLDRYGVDVIIVGRGGGSLEDLWPFNEERVVRAIYEAQTPIISAVGHEIDFTLADFVADVRAPTPSAAAEMVIQDQTVLWDMIQTKKQKVLHLLSQKIQVFRHRLQLALRHRGFQSVEAMFREYRLQVADYRKQLEDWWNWKRTLLSQRLQKVKYALQIMSPQMRIKTQTERLIFLASQLEQVMSNIVQNKRSLFLPCIAKLEMLSPLNVLNRGYSLTWLEPQHDLVRSSVQLKPGDCVKIQFSKGNVHATVKNIEEDKEWKQ, encoded by the coding sequence GTGTCTGAACAGATTTCTGAGATAACGGAACAACATATATGGACTGTGTCCGAACTGAATCGTAAAATCCGTTTTTTATTGGAGGAAGAGATCGGTTACATCTGGCTTACAGGTGAAATTTCTAATTGGAGGGTTGCCTCATCAAAGCATGCATATTTCACATTAAAGGATTCAGAAAGCGAGATTAGTGCTGTGATGTTTGGGGGTGACTTGCAGTTGTTAAAATTTACCCCAGAGAATGGTATTGAGGTTATTGTATCAGGGCAGGTTACAGTTTATGAACGTCGCGGGACGCATCAGATTGTAGTTCGACAAATGGAGCCCAAGGGACTGGGTGCGTTACAGCTTGCTTTTGAACAGTTGAAAAAGAAATTAGAGTTGGAAGGATTGTTTGACCCAGCACATAAGAAAAAATTGCCTATGCTCCCGCGTAAAATTGGTATAGTTACGTCTCCAACAGGTGCGGCAATCCGTGATATTTTGAAAGTTTTAACTCGTCGGTTTGCTAATATTCATGTAATTTTATATCCTGCACGAGTACAGGGAGAAGAAGCGAGTAGTGAAATTGTAGAGGGGATTCGGTTCCTGGATAGATATGGTGTGGATGTTATTATTGTTGGTAGAGGCGGAGGTTCATTAGAGGACCTCTGGCCATTTAATGAGGAGAGGGTAGTGCGTGCTATATATGAAGCCCAAACACCGATTATCTCTGCGGTAGGTCATGAGATTGATTTTACTCTGGCAGATTTTGTAGCAGATGTGCGTGCTCCTACACCATCAGCAGCGGCAGAGATGGTTATTCAGGACCAAACAGTACTGTGGGATATGATTCAGACCAAAAAGCAGAAGGTGCTACATCTCTTATCCCAAAAGATACAGGTATTTCGGCATCGTCTTCAATTGGCTCTTCGGCATCGTGGATTTCAAAGTGTTGAAGCGATGTTTCGTGAATATAGACTCCAGGTGGCGGACTATCGTAAACAACTTGAAGATTGGTGGAATTGGAAACGAACCTTACTAAGCCAGAGGCTTCAGAAGGTAAAATATGCTTTACAAATTATGTCACCTCAAATGCGTATTAAAACGCAGACAGAGAGACTTATATTTCTTGCAAGTCAGTTAGAACAAGTAATGTCAAATATTGTGCAGAATAAAAGGTCGTTATTTTTGCCGTGTATTGCGAAGCTTGAAATGTTAAGTCCGTTAAATGTGTTAAATCGTGGTTATTCACTGACCTGGCTTGAGCCTCAACATGACCTGGTTCGTTCATCTGTTCAACTAAAACCTGGAGATTGTGTTAAAATTCAATTTTCAAAAGGAAATGTCCATGCAACTGTAAAAAATATTGAGGAAGATAAGGAATGGAAACAATGA